In one Lolium rigidum isolate FL_2022 chromosome 3, APGP_CSIRO_Lrig_0.1, whole genome shotgun sequence genomic region, the following are encoded:
- the LOC124704379 gene encoding casein kinase II subunit alpha-like, translating to MAWLALRSRLLPHSAAAAATPHRLLLCLLSTAAPRHSHAHHHHHHRRRHSPTAVYASAAAAAEAPRPMPPIARATRHPGGASSVARVYADANSQRPKEYWDYEALSIDWGEQDGYEVLRKVGKGKYSEVFEGFRTGSQERCVIKILKPVRKKKIKREIKILQNLYGGPNIVTLLDVVRDDDSKTPSLVFEYVDNTDFRVLYPTFSDYDIRYYIFELLKALDFCHSRGIMHRDVKPHNIMIDHAKRQLRLIDWGLAEFYHPRMEYNVRVASRCYKGPELLVDLLDYDYSLDLWSLGCMFAAMIFRVDPFFHGQDNYQQLVKITKVLGTDDFHSYLEKYGLEIDPQLEMLVGRHRKKSWIKFVDAENRHLVSPEAIDFLDKLLRYDHEERLTAKEAMAHPYFNPVRSSESTQEYGQ from the exons ATGGCCTGGCTCGCCCTGCGCAGCCGCCTCCTCccccactccgccgccgccgccgccacgccccaccGGCTCCTGCTCTGCCTCCTCTCCACCGCGGCCCCGCGCCACTCCCacgcccaccaccaccaccaccaccgccgccgccactcccccACCGCAGTCTACGCCagcgcggccgcggccgccgagGCGCCGCGCCCCATGCCGCCCATCGCCCGCGCCACGCGCCACCCCGGGGGCGCCTCCTCCGTCGCGCGCGTTTACGCCGACGCCAACTCCCAGCGGCCCAAGGAGTACTGGGACTACGAGGCGCTCAGCATCGACTGGGG GGAGCAGGATGGCTACGAGGTGCTGCGGAAGGTGGGCAAGGGCAAGTACAGCGAGGTCTTCGAGGGCTTCCGGACCGGGAGCCAAGAGCGGTGCGTCATTAAGATCCTCAAGCCCGTCAGGAAGAAGAAG ATAAAGAGGGAAATAAAGATACTTCAGAACTTATATGGAGGACCGAATATTGTTACGCTACTCGATGTTGTCCGAGACGATGATTCAAAGACGCCTAGTCTAGTCTTTGAATATGTCGACAATACCGACTTCAGAGTGCTCTACCCCACTTTTTCAGATTATGATATCAGATACTATATTTTCGAATTATTGAAG GCACTAGATTTTTGTCACTCACGGGGTATCATGCATCGAGATGTCAAACCCCACAATATCATGATTGATCATGCGAAACGTCAGCTCCGTCTTATTGATTGGGGTCTCGCTGAGTTCTATCATCCCAGGATGGAATACAATGTTAGAGTTGCTTCAAG GTGTTATAAGGGCCCTGAATTACTTGTGGATTTGTTAGACTACGATTACTCATTAGATTTGTGGAGCCTTGGTTGCATGTTTGCAGCAATG ATATTCCGTGTGGACCCTTTCTTTCATGGTCAGGATAACTACCAGCAATTAGTCAAAATAACCAAG GTTCTTGGAACAGATGATTTCCACAGCTACCTCGAAAAATACGGCCTTGAGATTGACCCACAGCTTGAAATGCTTGTTGGAAG ACACAGAAAGAAGTCATGGATAAAGTTTGTTGATGCAGAGAACAGACACTTAGTGAGCCCTGAG GCAATCGATTTTCTAGACAAGCTGCTTCGCTATGATCACGAGGAACGGCTTACAGCAAAGGAAGCCATG GCCCATCCCTATTTCAATCCAGTGAGAAGCTCTGAAAGCACCCAGGAGTATGGTCAATAG